The proteins below are encoded in one region of Aquisphaera giovannonii:
- a CDS encoding glycoside hydrolase family 127 protein, with product MRYSLAAACLCGLVACPALAADGPPLKLRPVPFTDVEIRDAFWSPRQEINRTVSIPINFAMLEKSGNIKNLELAAARAKAGFIGPVFMDSDIYKALEAASYSLATHPDPQLEAQIDGIVAKIAAAQLEDGYLDTYYVVKEPGRRWTNLRDNHELYCAGHMIEAAVAHYRATGKKNFLDVATKAADHIASVFGPDKRLGYPGHPEIELALIKLWKATGEKRYFELARFFIENRGRKFFATEHHTPENEYDGAYWQDDVPICDHKNIKGHAVRAAYLLSGATEVAAETQDPALLKMIKRVWRNTVERNMYVTGGIGPSASNEGFTHDYDLPNLTAYQETCASVALAQWNHRLALLYGDSKFADVVERALYNGVLAGVSLDGKRFFYVNPLESTGRHHRSEWFGCACCPPNVARTLASLGGYAYAVGDRSLWVNLYIQGSAKAEVDGHKVKLDVTTEYPWDGDVALKLTLDGPAKFDLRLRAPGWCHDASVAVGGEPYAAPEVDRGYFVLSREWKTGDTVRLRLKMPVVQVAANPNVEADHGKLAFQRGPLVYCIEAADNGSSIESLYVPRGTQMKEEKASDILGGVVVLKGSAETAPDVDWHARLYQAVPASTTVPLTAIPYYAWDNRKPGPMKVWLPTAPRTPAPGGPETQATVKLSFRSGNAQPWGVNDGIEPKSSGEQPQALCHWWPHSGTREYVEYSWKTPITVGGTKAYWFDDTGRGACRYPASWGVEYRDGDAWKPVEAAGTYPIVKDGWSEVKFAPVKTTGLRLVVQLQPRWAAGVHEWKVEEAEED from the coding sequence ATGCGATATTCACTCGCCGCCGCGTGCCTCTGCGGCCTGGTCGCCTGCCCGGCCCTCGCGGCCGACGGCCCCCCGCTCAAGCTCCGCCCCGTCCCGTTCACCGACGTCGAGATCCGCGACGCATTCTGGAGCCCCCGCCAGGAGATCAACCGCACCGTCTCGATCCCCATCAACTTCGCGATGCTCGAGAAGTCCGGCAACATCAAGAACCTGGAGCTGGCCGCCGCCCGGGCGAAGGCGGGCTTCATCGGGCCGGTGTTCATGGATTCGGACATCTACAAGGCGCTCGAGGCCGCCTCGTACTCGCTCGCGACCCATCCCGACCCGCAGCTCGAGGCGCAGATCGACGGCATCGTCGCCAAGATCGCCGCGGCCCAGCTCGAGGACGGCTACCTCGACACGTACTACGTGGTCAAGGAGCCCGGCCGCCGGTGGACCAACCTCCGCGACAATCACGAACTCTACTGCGCGGGGCACATGATCGAGGCCGCGGTGGCCCACTACCGGGCCACCGGCAAGAAGAACTTCCTGGACGTCGCGACGAAGGCGGCGGATCACATCGCCTCGGTCTTCGGGCCGGACAAGAGGCTAGGATACCCCGGCCACCCGGAGATCGAGCTGGCCCTCATCAAGCTCTGGAAGGCGACGGGCGAGAAGCGCTACTTCGAGCTCGCCCGCTTCTTCATCGAGAACCGCGGCCGCAAATTCTTCGCCACGGAGCACCACACCCCCGAGAACGAGTACGACGGCGCCTACTGGCAGGACGACGTGCCGATCTGCGACCACAAGAACATCAAGGGCCATGCCGTCCGCGCGGCGTATCTCCTGAGCGGTGCCACGGAAGTGGCGGCCGAGACGCAGGACCCCGCGCTCCTGAAGATGATCAAGCGGGTCTGGCGGAACACGGTCGAGCGGAACATGTACGTGACCGGCGGCATCGGGCCGAGCGCGTCGAACGAGGGCTTCACGCACGACTACGACCTGCCCAACCTCACGGCCTACCAGGAGACCTGTGCCTCGGTCGCCTTGGCCCAGTGGAATCACCGCCTGGCGCTGCTCTACGGCGACTCGAAATTCGCGGACGTGGTCGAGCGGGCGCTCTACAACGGCGTCCTCGCGGGGGTCTCGCTGGACGGCAAGCGGTTCTTCTACGTCAACCCGCTGGAGAGCACGGGCCGGCATCACCGCTCCGAGTGGTTCGGATGCGCCTGCTGCCCGCCCAACGTCGCCCGCACGCTCGCCTCGCTGGGCGGCTACGCCTACGCGGTCGGCGATAGGTCCCTGTGGGTCAACCTGTACATACAGGGCTCGGCGAAGGCGGAAGTGGACGGACACAAGGTCAAGCTGGACGTCACGACCGAGTACCCATGGGACGGCGACGTGGCGTTGAAGCTGACCCTCGACGGGCCCGCGAAGTTCGATCTCCGCCTCCGTGCCCCCGGGTGGTGCCATGATGCTTCGGTGGCCGTGGGGGGCGAGCCGTACGCCGCGCCCGAGGTCGATCGCGGCTACTTCGTCCTTTCCCGGGAGTGGAAGACGGGCGACACCGTCCGGCTCCGCCTCAAGATGCCCGTCGTCCAGGTCGCCGCGAATCCGAACGTGGAGGCGGACCACGGGAAGCTCGCGTTCCAGCGCGGGCCGCTCGTGTACTGCATCGAGGCCGCGGACAATGGCTCTTCCATCGAATCTCTCTACGTGCCTCGCGGGACCCAGATGAAGGAGGAGAAGGCCTCCGACATCCTCGGCGGCGTCGTCGTCCTGAAGGGCTCCGCCGAGACCGCCCCGGATGTGGACTGGCACGCCCGCCTCTACCAGGCGGTCCCCGCCTCAACCACGGTGCCCCTCACCGCCATCCCGTATTACGCCTGGGACAATCGCAAGCCCGGCCCGATGAAGGTGTGGCTGCCCACGGCCCCCCGCACGCCCGCCCCCGGCGGCCCGGAGACGCAGGCGACCGTCAAGTTGTCCTTCCGGAGCGGCAACGCCCAGCCCTGGGGCGTGAACGACGGCATCGAGCCGAAGAGCAGCGGCGAGCAGCCCCAGGCCCTCTGCCACTGGTGGCCCCATTCCGGGACGCGGGAGTACGTCGAGTACTCCTGGAAGACCCCCATCACCGTCGGCGGCACGAAGGCCTACTGGTTCGACGACACCGGCCGGGGTGCCTGCCGCTATCCCGCGTCGTGGGGCGTCGAGTACAGGGACGGCGACGCCTGGAAGCCCGTCGAGGCCGCCGGCACCTACCCCATCGTCAAGGACGGCTGGAGCGAGGTGAAGTTCGCCCCCGTCAAGACCACCGGCCTCCGCCTGGTCGTCCAGCTCCAGCCGCGGTGGGCCGCCGGCGTCCACGAGTGGAAGGTGGAGGAAGCCGAGGAGGACTGA
- a CDS encoding xanthine dehydrogenase family protein molybdopterin-binding subunit — MNRDETSGGIPSFDPGPDLEPERYEFREDPAWDFQLGRREFLRTLGGGLLILCVGLRGDAEVRAQESGRNGRRRGGGGQLPQAIDAWVHVGEDGTVTAFTGKVEVGQNARTSLTQAVADELTIPVASVRMVMGDTDRVPYDIGTFGSLTTPRMVPLIRRAAAAARALLASIAAERWGVDRGTVEIRDGKAFHATSGRSLGFGELTSGRKLVETIGEDVRAIPAPEWKAAGKSVPKVDARRLVTGEHRYTSDMKRPGMLRGKVLRPPAPGAKLASLDASKAEAMPDVKVVRDGDFVGVVAPTEHEAGLALAALRPQWTALEPPRCNDRTLYEYLKAHPEGGLRNRDRQTASEAGPVGKELASAHAKVSSRYTVAYIAHAPLEPRAAVAEWDGDRLTVRAGTQRPFGGRSELAEAFRMPEERVRVIVPDTGSGYGGKHTGEALVEAARLAHAAGKPVKLVWTREEEFQWAYFRPAGLIEASAGADRDGKLVAWDFHNYNSGSSGLTSPYACKTKDVAFHATGSPLRQGSYRALAATANHFARESLMDELAHALELDPLEFRMRNLEDPRLCDVYRDAAEKFGWGKSRPPEGHGYGFAGGAEKGGYVATCVEVAVEKATRAVRVVRAVAAFECGAIVNPDQLRNQVEGCLVMGLGGALGEAIRFEDGKVLNPRFSRYRVPRFGDIPKIDVVLRDRRDLPAAGAGEIPIVAIAPAIANAIFDATGVRIRSMPMVPDGVIPAAEQKG, encoded by the coding sequence ATGAATCGAGACGAGACTTCGGGCGGCATCCCATCGTTCGACCCCGGGCCGGACCTCGAGCCCGAGCGTTACGAGTTCCGCGAGGACCCCGCCTGGGATTTCCAGCTCGGCCGGCGCGAGTTCCTCCGCACGCTGGGGGGCGGCCTGCTGATCCTCTGCGTCGGGCTGCGCGGAGACGCGGAGGTGCGGGCCCAGGAGTCGGGCCGGAACGGCCGCCGTCGCGGGGGCGGCGGCCAGCTCCCGCAGGCGATCGACGCCTGGGTGCACGTCGGCGAGGACGGCACCGTGACGGCCTTCACCGGCAAGGTCGAGGTCGGGCAGAACGCGCGGACGTCGCTCACCCAGGCCGTGGCCGACGAGCTGACGATCCCGGTCGCCTCGGTCCGGATGGTCATGGGGGACACGGATCGAGTGCCCTACGACATCGGCACCTTCGGCAGCCTCACGACCCCGCGCATGGTCCCCCTGATCCGCCGCGCCGCGGCGGCCGCGCGGGCCCTGCTCGCGTCGATCGCGGCGGAGCGTTGGGGCGTCGACCGCGGCACCGTCGAGATCCGGGACGGCAAGGCGTTCCACGCGACGAGCGGGCGTTCCCTCGGCTTCGGCGAGCTGACGAGCGGCCGCAAGCTCGTGGAGACGATCGGCGAGGACGTCCGGGCGATCCCCGCGCCCGAATGGAAGGCCGCCGGGAAGTCGGTGCCCAAGGTGGACGCCCGCCGCCTCGTGACGGGCGAACACCGTTACACCAGCGACATGAAGCGGCCGGGCATGCTCCGCGGCAAGGTCCTGCGGCCGCCCGCGCCGGGCGCGAAGCTCGCCTCGCTCGACGCCTCGAAGGCCGAGGCGATGCCCGATGTGAAGGTCGTCCGCGACGGGGACTTCGTCGGCGTCGTCGCGCCGACGGAGCACGAGGCGGGGCTCGCCCTGGCGGCCCTCCGGCCGCAATGGACGGCCCTCGAGCCGCCCCGCTGCAACGATCGGACCCTTTACGAGTACCTCAAGGCTCATCCCGAGGGGGGCCTCAGGAACCGGGATCGCCAGACCGCGAGCGAGGCGGGGCCGGTCGGCAAGGAGCTGGCCTCCGCGCACGCGAAGGTTTCGTCGAGGTACACGGTCGCCTACATCGCCCATGCCCCGCTGGAGCCCCGCGCGGCGGTCGCCGAATGGGACGGGGACCGGCTCACGGTCCGGGCCGGCACGCAGCGCCCCTTCGGCGGCCGGTCCGAGCTCGCCGAGGCGTTCCGCATGCCCGAGGAGCGGGTGCGGGTCATCGTGCCGGACACGGGCAGCGGTTACGGCGGGAAGCACACCGGCGAGGCGCTCGTCGAGGCGGCCCGGCTCGCGCACGCGGCGGGCAAGCCGGTGAAGCTCGTCTGGACCCGCGAGGAAGAGTTCCAGTGGGCCTACTTCCGCCCCGCCGGGCTCATCGAGGCGTCCGCCGGCGCCGACCGGGACGGCAAGCTCGTCGCCTGGGACTTCCACAACTACAATTCCGGCTCATCGGGGCTGACCTCGCCCTACGCCTGCAAGACGAAGGACGTGGCCTTCCACGCCACGGGCTCACCGTTGCGGCAGGGATCCTACCGGGCGCTCGCGGCCACCGCGAACCACTTCGCTCGCGAGTCCCTGATGGACGAGCTGGCCCACGCCCTGGAGCTCGACCCGCTCGAATTTCGGATGCGGAACCTCGAGGATCCGCGACTCTGCGACGTCTACCGCGACGCCGCCGAGAAGTTCGGCTGGGGCAAGTCGAGGCCGCCGGAGGGGCACGGGTACGGCTTCGCGGGGGGCGCGGAGAAGGGGGGCTATGTCGCGACCTGCGTGGAGGTCGCCGTCGAGAAGGCGACCCGCGCCGTCCGGGTCGTCCGCGCGGTCGCCGCCTTCGAATGCGGCGCCATCGTGAACCCCGACCAGCTCCGGAACCAGGTGGAAGGCTGCCTCGTCATGGGACTCGGCGGCGCCCTCGGCGAGGCGATCCGCTTCGAGGACGGCAAGGTCCTCAATCCCCGGTTCTCTCGCTACCGCGTGCCCCGGTTCGGGGACATCCCGAAGATTGACGTCGTGCTCCGGGATCGCCGGGACCTCCCCGCCGCCGGCGCGGGCGAGATCCCGATCGTCGCGATCGCGCCGGCCATCGCCAACGCAATCTTCGACGCGACGGGTGTCCGCATCCGCTCGATGCCGATGGTGCCCGACGGGGTCATCCCGGCCGCCGAGCAGAAGGGCTGA
- a CDS encoding (2Fe-2S)-binding protein, with protein MASARRVTELKVNGASRALDADPEATLLGVLRDQLDLTGSKYGCGEGKCGACTVLIDGQAAHSCRIKVGTLAGRSITTIEGLAGPSGGLHTLQQAFLDLEAFQCAYCTPGMIMAAAGLLREKPEPAESEIVEAMQGNVCRCGTYTRIVAAIRRAAGMTKEAAR; from the coding sequence ATGGCCTCGGCGAGACGCGTGACCGAGCTCAAGGTGAACGGGGCATCCCGCGCGCTGGACGCGGATCCCGAGGCCACACTCCTGGGCGTGCTCCGGGACCAGCTCGACCTGACGGGGTCGAAGTACGGCTGCGGCGAGGGCAAGTGCGGGGCCTGCACCGTCCTGATCGACGGCCAAGCCGCGCATTCCTGCCGGATCAAGGTCGGCACGCTCGCCGGCCGGTCGATCACGACCATCGAGGGCCTCGCCGGCCCGTCCGGCGGGCTCCACACGCTCCAGCAGGCGTTCCTGGACCTGGAGGCATTCCAGTGCGCCTACTGCACGCCCGGCATGATCATGGCCGCGGCCGGGCTGCTCCGCGAGAAGCCGGAACCGGCGGAGTCGGAGATCGTCGAGGCGATGCAGGGGAACGTCTGCCGCTGCGGCACGTACACGCGGATCGTCGCCGCGATCCGTCGCGCGGCCGGGATGACGAAGGAGGCCGCGCGATGA
- a CDS encoding Gfo/Idh/MocA family protein, translating into MNRRQFSGRVAAGLAGGFAMPGIVLGRKPDDLVRIALVGVGGRGADNLGSVLNQEVVGLCDVDATALGAASKRASHAKAFRDYRRMFDEIHDGIDAVVVSTPDHTHAVIANAAMDLGKHVYCEKPLTHSIHEARVLAGSAARKRVATQMGNAGHSSESTRRVVEIIRSGIIGPVREVHAWSDRPIWPQGVDRPTDAPPVPGSLDWDAWLGPAPARAYNPAYHPFKWRGWWDFGTGALGDMGCHIIDAAFWALDLGAPTSIEAESPPIEDHPDTAPAWSIVRYRFPANGGRETVNLTWYDGGKLPPAELFDGKPPGKGANGSLFVGEKGRLLVGQGGRGGPRLLPEKQFAGAKLPGRDIPRSPGHHEEWLAACRDPARPTGTHFGYAGPLTEVVLLGNVALRAGRKIEWDAAGMRVANGPTDDIYIRRDYRPGWAL; encoded by the coding sequence ATGAATCGACGTCAGTTCTCGGGCCGGGTCGCGGCGGGCTTGGCCGGCGGATTCGCGATGCCGGGCATCGTGCTGGGCCGGAAGCCGGACGACCTCGTGAGGATCGCGCTGGTCGGCGTGGGGGGGCGCGGGGCGGACAACCTCGGGAGCGTCCTGAACCAGGAGGTCGTGGGGCTCTGCGACGTGGATGCCACCGCGCTGGGCGCCGCGTCGAAGCGTGCCTCGCACGCGAAGGCCTTCCGCGATTACCGCCGCATGTTCGACGAGATCCACGACGGGATCGACGCCGTGGTCGTCAGCACGCCCGACCACACCCATGCGGTGATCGCCAACGCGGCCATGGACCTCGGAAAACACGTCTATTGCGAGAAGCCGCTGACGCATTCGATCCACGAGGCCCGCGTGCTCGCCGGGTCGGCCGCGCGGAAGCGGGTCGCGACGCAGATGGGCAACGCCGGGCACTCCAGCGAATCGACCCGTCGCGTGGTGGAGATCATCCGGAGCGGCATCATAGGGCCGGTCCGCGAGGTCCACGCGTGGAGCGACCGGCCGATCTGGCCCCAGGGCGTGGACCGGCCGACCGACGCGCCGCCCGTGCCGGGGTCGCTCGACTGGGACGCCTGGCTGGGCCCCGCGCCGGCCCGCGCCTACAACCCGGCCTATCACCCGTTCAAGTGGCGGGGCTGGTGGGACTTCGGAACCGGGGCGCTCGGCGACATGGGCTGCCACATCATCGACGCCGCCTTCTGGGCCCTGGACCTGGGTGCCCCGACGAGCATCGAGGCGGAGAGCCCGCCGATCGAGGATCACCCCGACACCGCCCCGGCCTGGTCGATCGTCCGCTACCGGTTCCCGGCGAACGGGGGACGGGAGACGGTGAACCTCACGTGGTATGACGGGGGTAAGCTTCCGCCCGCCGAACTGTTCGACGGCAAGCCGCCGGGCAAGGGGGCCAACGGCAGCCTGTTCGTCGGCGAGAAGGGCCGCCTCCTCGTCGGCCAGGGCGGACGGGGCGGGCCGCGTCTCCTGCCCGAGAAGCAATTCGCCGGCGCGAAGCTGCCCGGCCGGGACATCCCGCGATCGCCCGGGCATCACGAGGAATGGCTCGCGGCGTGCAGGGATCCGGCGAGGCCCACGGGCACGCACTTCGGCTACGCGGGCCCCCTCACGGAGGTCGTCCTGCTCGGCAACGTCGCGCTGCGTGCCGGCCGGAAGATCGAGTGGGACGCGGCCGGCATGCGCGTCGCGAACGGGCCGACCGATGACATCTACATCCGCCGGGATTACCGCCCCGGCTGGGCGCTCTGA
- a CDS encoding sugar phosphate isomerase/epimerase family protein codes for MNGILGPGILLAQFIRDEPPHHDLKSLARWASGYGYKGLQIPSWDKHVFDLATAASSQAYCDDYRAGLADQGLCVTELNAALQGQVLAIHPAYEPMFDAFYPAGLKGASLTKWADERLREVIAASARLGTKTIPAFSGGLAWHMAYPWPQRPAGIIDEAFAELAKRWVPLFDAAADAGLSFAFELHPGNDLYDGATFEMFLERVKDHPAARINYDPSHFVLQQLDYLDFIARYGDRIAAFHVKDAEFRPDGRTGAYGGYQPWTKRAGRFRSPGDGQVDFVRIFTMLTEAGFRGWAVLEWECCVKSPEQGAREGAPFIARHIIDATTVAFDDFAGVKTDAARNRSLLGI; via the coding sequence ATGAACGGGATTCTCGGGCCGGGGATTCTGCTGGCACAATTCATCCGCGACGAGCCTCCCCATCACGACCTGAAGTCGCTGGCCCGCTGGGCCTCCGGTTACGGCTACAAGGGCCTGCAGATCCCGTCCTGGGACAAGCACGTCTTCGACCTGGCCACGGCGGCGAGCTCCCAGGCCTATTGCGACGACTACCGGGCCGGACTTGCGGACCAGGGCCTCTGCGTCACCGAGCTGAACGCCGCGCTTCAGGGGCAGGTGCTCGCGATCCATCCGGCCTACGAGCCGATGTTCGACGCGTTCTACCCGGCCGGCCTGAAGGGGGCCTCGCTGACGAAGTGGGCCGACGAGCGCCTCCGCGAGGTCATCGCCGCGTCGGCCCGGCTCGGGACGAAGACGATCCCGGCCTTCTCCGGCGGCCTCGCCTGGCACATGGCGTACCCATGGCCCCAGCGCCCCGCCGGGATCATCGACGAGGCCTTCGCCGAGCTCGCCAAACGGTGGGTGCCCCTCTTCGACGCCGCGGCGGACGCCGGGCTGAGCTTCGCCTTCGAGCTGCACCCGGGCAACGACCTCTACGACGGCGCGACGTTCGAGATGTTCCTGGAGCGGGTGAAGGATCATCCCGCGGCGCGCATCAACTACGACCCCAGCCACTTCGTCCTGCAGCAGCTCGACTACCTGGACTTCATCGCGCGGTACGGCGATCGGATCGCGGCGTTCCACGTCAAGGACGCGGAGTTCCGCCCGGACGGCCGCACCGGCGCCTACGGCGGGTACCAGCCGTGGACGAAGCGCGCCGGTCGATTCCGGTCGCCCGGCGACGGGCAAGTGGACTTCGTCCGCATCTTCACGATGCTGACCGAGGCCGGCTTCCGGGGCTGGGCGGTGCTGGAGTGGGAGTGCTGCGTGAAGAGCCCGGAGCAGGGCGCCCGCGAAGGCGCCCCGTTCATCGCCCGCCACATCATCGACGCGACGACCGTGGCGTTCGACGACTTCGCCGGCGTGAAGACGGACGCGGCCCGCAATCGGAGCCTCCTGGGGATCTAA
- a CDS encoding FG-GAP repeat domain-containing protein yields the protein MRSSRRLPSLVALVVSLPSAGLAAAEPSWRHLSSKAGDLPVPGTSTQQTACLVADLDRSGVNGFVLGFRKAGPALVWYRPRDNGWERVVIEPDFLTVEAGGACHDLDGDGWPDLVFGGDWQSDAVWWWRNPGRGWASGTRWERRTIKRSGQTQHHDQCIADFKGIGRAQLAFWNQGASTLFLAEIPRNPREADEWPLEVVFRGHAGEGPGKYAEGMSSCDVDGDGRPEILAGNSLFTLDGSGKWRATQVGDVGGLIFGGRFDRASKFPQLVIAPGDGTGPVRWYECDGDPLQSKSWKGHDLVGRTMVHPHSLQVADVDGDGNLDIFVAEMNKWTEDLKDPDNPHAQAFLFYGDGAGRFRKTVFQTGMDFHEARVADLNGDGRPDILSKPYNWDTPRLDIWLNEGSSPAAGTSRAPRPSR from the coding sequence ATGAGATCATCGCGGCGATTGCCATCCCTGGTGGCCCTGGTCGTGTCCCTCCCGAGCGCCGGCCTGGCTGCGGCCGAGCCCTCGTGGCGGCATCTTTCGAGCAAGGCGGGCGACCTTCCCGTCCCCGGCACCTCGACCCAACAGACCGCGTGCCTGGTCGCGGACCTCGACCGGAGCGGCGTCAATGGGTTCGTCCTGGGGTTCCGGAAGGCCGGGCCGGCCCTCGTCTGGTATCGGCCCAGGGACAACGGGTGGGAACGTGTCGTGATCGAGCCCGACTTCCTGACCGTGGAGGCCGGGGGGGCCTGCCACGACCTCGACGGCGACGGATGGCCCGACCTCGTCTTTGGCGGCGACTGGCAGAGCGACGCCGTCTGGTGGTGGCGCAACCCCGGGAGGGGCTGGGCGTCGGGCACGCGCTGGGAGCGTCGGACGATCAAGAGGTCGGGCCAGACCCAGCATCACGACCAGTGCATCGCCGACTTCAAGGGGATCGGCCGGGCCCAACTGGCGTTCTGGAATCAGGGGGCGAGCACCCTCTTCCTCGCCGAGATTCCGCGCAACCCACGCGAGGCGGATGAGTGGCCCCTCGAGGTCGTCTTCCGCGGACATGCCGGAGAGGGGCCAGGCAAATATGCCGAGGGCATGTCGAGCTGCGACGTGGACGGCGACGGCCGCCCGGAGATCCTCGCGGGCAACTCCCTGTTCACACTCGACGGGTCGGGCAAATGGCGGGCGACGCAGGTCGGCGACGTCGGAGGCCTGATCTTCGGGGGCCGATTCGACCGGGCGTCGAAGTTCCCCCAGTTGGTCATCGCGCCCGGGGACGGGACGGGTCCGGTGAGGTGGTATGAATGCGATGGGGATCCGCTCCAGTCGAAGAGCTGGAAAGGGCATGACCTCGTCGGCCGGACGATGGTCCACCCGCACTCACTCCAGGTCGCCGACGTCGACGGCGACGGGAATCTCGACATCTTCGTGGCCGAGATGAATAAGTGGACCGAAGACCTCAAGGACCCCGACAACCCGCACGCGCAGGCGTTCCTGTTCTACGGCGACGGCGCGGGCCGCTTCCGGAAGACGGTCTTCCAGACGGGGATGGACTTCCACGAGGCCCGCGTCGCGGACCTCAATGGCGACGGACGGCCCGACATCCTCAGCAAGCCATACAACTGGGACACCCCTCGGCTCGACATCTGGCTCAACGAGGGTTCGTCCCCGGCCGCCGGGACGAGCCGCGCGCCTCGACCGTCGCGATAG
- a CDS encoding DUF1559 family PulG-like putative transporter — MSSRPTLLRAPARARVAFTLIELLVVIAIIAVLIALLLPAVQSAREAARRAACVNNLKQIGLALANYESAVGALPPAGKSTYRNGPTVGMQFVDGMGLFPRILPFLEAWTTFDAINFSLDYNHITGANFTGCSQVLSVLICPSATRVPDGGRDAPEPADPASSATGSGYGVTDYSGLAATTIDPLGRTGQPGSNPIAVYRNSPSMTDGMFKQGCRRYSSITDGLSQTMAIAECAGRDARFLSGATEDYYSPVTSKVRPVPPGHRRCWRWAEADGALISSTVINNKGTPSHEDSQYPQSGPSMDNGAGANDEIYGFHPGGVNLLMGDGSVKFVREALNILIQRALITPNGSEVVSSSDY, encoded by the coding sequence ATGAGCTCGCGTCCGACCCTGCTGCGCGCCCCGGCACGCGCCCGCGTCGCATTCACGCTGATCGAGCTGCTGGTCGTGATCGCGATCATCGCCGTCCTGATCGCGCTACTGCTGCCGGCGGTCCAGTCGGCGCGGGAGGCGGCCCGCCGCGCGGCGTGCGTCAACAACCTCAAGCAGATCGGCCTGGCGCTCGCCAACTACGAGAGCGCGGTGGGGGCCTTGCCGCCGGCGGGGAAATCCACGTATCGCAACGGTCCCACGGTAGGCATGCAGTTCGTCGACGGGATGGGCCTGTTCCCGCGGATCCTGCCGTTCCTGGAGGCCTGGACGACCTTCGACGCGATCAACTTTTCGCTCGATTACAACCACATCACCGGGGCCAACTTCACGGGATGCAGCCAGGTGCTCTCCGTCCTGATCTGCCCGTCGGCCACGCGCGTGCCGGACGGCGGCAGGGACGCGCCGGAGCCCGCGGACCCGGCCTCGAGCGCGACGGGCAGCGGCTATGGCGTGACCGATTACAGCGGCCTGGCCGCGACGACGATCGACCCGCTGGGCCGCACCGGCCAGCCGGGCAGCAACCCGATCGCGGTGTATCGCAACAGCCCTTCCATGACGGACGGGATGTTCAAGCAAGGCTGCCGCCGCTATTCGTCGATCACCGACGGGCTGAGCCAGACGATGGCCATCGCCGAGTGTGCCGGCCGTGACGCCCGATTCCTGAGCGGCGCGACGGAGGACTACTACAGCCCCGTGACCTCGAAAGTCCGGCCTGTCCCCCCGGGGCACCGCCGCTGCTGGCGATGGGCGGAGGCGGACGGCGCCCTCATCTCGTCCACGGTGATCAACAACAAGGGCACGCCCAGCCACGAGGACTCCCAGTACCCGCAGTCCGGCCCCTCCATGGACAACGGCGCCGGGGCGAATGACGAGATCTACGGCTTCCATCCCGGCGGCGTGAACCTGCTGATGGGCGACGGCTCGGTGAAATTCGTCCGCGAAGCGCTCAACATCCTGATCCAGCGCGCCTTGATCACGCCCAACGGCTCGGAAGTCGTCTCGAGCAGCGACTACTGA